One window from the genome of Nitrosospira multiformis encodes:
- a CDS encoding PQQ-dependent sugar dehydrogenase produces the protein MIKIFSALFATVFAGVAFAQTVPALQTRIVATGLEQPLFATAPEGDSRLFIVEKGGLIKILENGAVLPTPFLDLSGSVDTRGERGLLGMTFDPNFGDNRRFYVNYIDKTTLNTVVATYQASTAQPNVADATSSQTVITIAQTGFSNHKAGWIGFRPGETGNLYIGTGDGGSRDDPDNRAQNLKDNLGKMLRVDVAADRFPNDTTQYGYAIPDGNLANGNPGINPEIYAYGLRNPYRDSFDRETGALYIADVGQDNREEINIGSAGANYGWRVFEGTGLNFPNDTQPSNHTPPIFEYDHNGLGASITGGYVYRGSLIDGLQGTYFFADFVTDHVMSFRFIGSGITDLTDRTAELLSPTGISGRISSFGEDGFGNLYLVSLNGQIGMITAIPEPESYAMMLAGMILIALWVRRRENMPGLILS, from the coding sequence ATGATTAAAATATTCTCTGCCCTATTCGCTACCGTATTTGCCGGCGTCGCATTTGCTCAAACGGTTCCCGCCCTGCAAACCCGGATCGTCGCGACAGGCCTTGAGCAGCCGTTGTTCGCCACTGCGCCCGAGGGGGATTCACGCCTGTTCATTGTCGAGAAAGGCGGTTTGATCAAGATCCTCGAGAATGGGGCAGTGCTGCCAACCCCGTTCCTCGATTTATCCGGCTCGGTCGATACCAGGGGTGAGCGTGGCCTGCTTGGCATGACGTTCGATCCGAACTTCGGGGATAATCGACGCTTCTATGTCAACTATATCGACAAGACCACTCTCAATACGGTGGTTGCCACCTATCAAGCCAGCACCGCCCAACCTAATGTAGCGGATGCCACCAGCTCGCAGACTGTGATCACCATTGCGCAGACCGGATTCAGCAACCACAAGGCGGGCTGGATTGGTTTTCGCCCCGGCGAGACTGGCAATCTTTATATCGGCACCGGAGACGGCGGATCTCGTGATGATCCAGATAATCGCGCGCAAAACCTCAAGGATAATCTTGGCAAAATGCTGCGTGTCGACGTAGCGGCCGACCGCTTCCCCAATGACACCACACAATATGGCTACGCGATTCCCGACGGCAATCTGGCGAATGGCAACCCCGGAATCAACCCTGAAATCTATGCTTACGGACTGCGTAATCCATACCGCGACAGCTTCGACCGGGAAACCGGCGCTCTCTATATCGCTGATGTCGGGCAGGACAATCGCGAAGAAATCAACATCGGCAGTGCCGGCGCCAATTACGGCTGGCGCGTGTTTGAGGGAACCGGGTTGAATTTTCCTAACGATACGCAACCTTCAAATCACACGCCACCAATCTTCGAATATGATCATAACGGTTTAGGCGCTTCAATCACCGGCGGCTATGTATACCGCGGATCGCTGATCGATGGCCTGCAAGGTACTTACTTCTTCGCCGACTTTGTTACCGACCACGTGATGTCTTTCCGCTTCATCGGCTCCGGCATTACGGACCTCACTGACCGAACCGCCGAACTGCTATCTCCAACCGGCATCTCCGGACGAATTTCTTCATTCGGCGAAGATGGCTTTGGTAATTTGTATCTGGTGAGCCTCAACGGCCAGATTGGAATGATTACCGCCATACCGGAGCCGGAAAGTTACGCGATGATGCTGGCGGGAATGATTCTGATAGCGCTATGGGTCAGACGTAGAGAGAATATGCCGGGATTAATATTATCTTGA
- the cas4 gene encoding CRISPR-associated protein Cas4 yields MVDDSSEPIMISALQHFSYCPRQCALIHVEQQFSSNVHTARGDAVHAHVDKPGWEAQPGARVERALPIWSDRLGLTGRCDVVEFRHDGSIYPVETKHGPRKAKVHDDLQLAAQALCLEEMTGKSIPRGAIYHHSSRRRREVVITDALRRQVEEVTEAVRVLLASGRLPPPVNDARCKECSLKDICQPEALTAKPAQTALCSSLFMPD; encoded by the coding sequence ATGGTTGACGACTCCAGTGAACCCATCATGATTTCCGCGCTACAGCACTTCAGCTACTGTCCACGACAGTGCGCCTTGATTCATGTCGAGCAGCAATTTTCCAGCAACGTTCATACGGCCCGAGGTGATGCTGTGCATGCTCATGTGGATAAGCCAGGATGGGAAGCGCAACCGGGTGCGCGTGTGGAGCGGGCGCTGCCAATCTGGTCCGACCGTCTTGGCTTAACGGGCCGATGTGATGTCGTAGAGTTTCGCCACGATGGCAGTATTTATCCCGTGGAGACCAAGCATGGTCCACGCAAAGCTAAAGTACACGATGATTTGCAGCTCGCCGCGCAGGCGCTCTGCCTGGAAGAAATGACAGGCAAATCAATCCCGCGTGGGGCGATTTATCACCACTCTTCCCGCCGTCGGCGAGAGGTAGTGATAACTGACGCATTGCGCCGTCAGGTAGAAGAGGTAACGGAGGCGGTACGCGTCTTGCTGGCTTCCGGCAGACTGCCGCCGCCAGTGAACGACGCACGTTGCAAGGAGTGTTCGTTGAAAGATATTTGCCAGCCGGAAGCGTTAACGGCTAAACCAGCGCAAACGGCCTTGTGTTCATCTCTTTTTATGCCCGATTAA
- a CDS encoding macro domain-containing protein — translation MIHEVRGDILLSHAQVIAHGVAPDDHFNHGLALSLGEQWPAMVKDFRHYCHTAQPKSGNAWVWSGAMSKRIVNLLTHEALHGPGSGSGRATTKYVNEALRELRYLLENDKFTSLALPRLATGAGGLDWDVVRPLVAHHLGELALPIYIYTHYEKGIQAIEPRPG, via the coding sequence ATGATTCATGAAGTAAGGGGCGATATTCTGTTGAGTCATGCCCAGGTCATCGCTCATGGGGTTGCTCCTGATGATCATTTCAATCACGGGTTGGCCTTGAGTCTGGGTGAGCAATGGCCGGCCATGGTCAAGGATTTCCGGCACTACTGCCACACTGCACAGCCGAAATCCGGTAATGCGTGGGTGTGGTCCGGTGCGATGAGTAAACGCATTGTCAATTTGCTTACTCACGAAGCGTTGCATGGTCCAGGTAGCGGATCAGGGCGTGCCACAACCAAGTATGTCAATGAGGCACTGCGTGAATTGCGTTATCTATTGGAGAATGACAAATTCACCAGCCTGGCGTTGCCGCGTCTTGCCACCGGCGCAGGTGGACTGGATTGGGATGTGGTGCGGCCACTGGTTGCGCATCATCTTGGTGAGTTGGCGTTGCCCATCTATATCTATACTCATTACGAGAAGGGAATCCAGGCCATCGAGCCGAGACCGGGGTGA
- a CDS encoding DUF1499 domain-containing protein → MVIIKWLLIIIALVIITGVLAGQLGLLKGTPPTDLGVHEGRLKPPSKTPNSVSSQASLYPDHPQRAYASIAPLSMKDDGAATLTRIASIIKTMNGAQIVKMDPDYLYAQFTTRIMKYVDDAEFWFDPAAGVIQVRSSSRLGSSDLGVNRERIEFIRQKLESS, encoded by the coding sequence ATGGTTATTATTAAGTGGCTGCTTATTATCATTGCCCTCGTGATCATCACGGGAGTCCTTGCGGGTCAACTCGGGCTGCTGAAGGGCACGCCGCCCACCGATCTGGGTGTGCATGAGGGAAGACTTAAGCCTCCCTCAAAAACCCCAAACAGTGTCTCAAGTCAGGCATCGCTCTACCCGGACCATCCTCAGCGTGCGTATGCCAGCATCGCGCCACTATCGATGAAGGATGACGGCGCCGCCACGCTGACCCGCATCGCCAGCATCATCAAGACGATGAACGGCGCGCAAATAGTCAAAATGGACCCCGATTATCTTTACGCACAATTTACTACCCGGATCATGAAGTATGTGGATGACGCCGAGTTTTGGTTTGACCCGGCTGCGGGCGTGATTCAAGTACGCTCGTCCTCGCGCCTGGGAAGCAGCGATTTAGGCGTAAACCGCGAACGTATCGAGTTCATCCGCCAAAAACTAGAATCTTCCTGA
- a CDS encoding penicillin acylase family protein: protein MTAVLRQISRLLPGLLILTLLLVGTAWLVLRGSLPQYDGTVDMTALTAPVTVERDALGSVTLRAQDRHDLVRALGYVHAQERFFEMDLMRRKAAGELAELFGPAALPADRKARMHRMRARASAILEGLPAIQRELLDVYRDGVNEGLDALMVRPFPYLLTRARPLAWRSEDSILVVKAMYFMLSGGDNRRELAFSTMHAALPEAAYRFLTAGGGAWDAPLFGTALEWPRLPSADELDLHKLDLGLMHDDEYSDDFLPGSNSFAVAGSLAAGAALIANDMHLVLRVPNIWFRTRLIYPNTRQTGLMNDIIGASLPGTPAIVVGSNRKIAWSFTNSYGDYADWVRVIHHPEDASRYRSATGWSSVTIQREILRARGGDDETLDVYETEWGPVLATDHDGTPLALAWAAHRPGAVNMELTLLEQAETVNEAITIAQNAGIPAQNFIVGDRDGRIAWTIAGRIPARTSGYDPTLPADWSKPDTGWNGWLMPTQYPLIVDPSERRLWTANARTVDGLLLDRLGDGGYDLGARAMQIRDGLREHDRFSPASMLAIQLDDRALFLARWKKFLELTLNRMEPAPWRTEMQQALLDWNGHASTDSVAYRLVRAFRQEVIDSVLSGFAAAIRRNDPNFVLPKLNQAEYVVWTLIEHRPQHLLPPVYAGWDDLFVSCAKRLAMRMQSLPGGIAERSWGERNTARIRHPLSRILPEFVANWLDMRKDALPGDIHMPRVQAPDFGASQRFAVAPGDEEHGYFEMPGGQSGHPLSPYYGSGHADWVAGKPTPFLPGPPRQTLRLHPVTHRATNAP, encoded by the coding sequence ATGACCGCCGTGCTGCGCCAGATCTCCCGGCTCCTGCCTGGACTACTGATACTGACATTGCTGCTAGTAGGCACCGCATGGCTGGTGCTACGCGGCAGCCTGCCTCAATACGACGGAACAGTGGACATGACGGCGCTGACCGCGCCCGTAACCGTCGAGCGAGATGCGCTTGGCAGCGTGACACTACGCGCGCAGGATCGTCACGATCTGGTTCGGGCACTCGGTTATGTCCATGCGCAGGAGCGCTTTTTCGAAATGGATTTGATGCGGCGCAAGGCAGCCGGAGAACTGGCCGAATTGTTCGGGCCTGCCGCGTTGCCGGCGGACCGCAAAGCACGGATGCATCGCATGCGCGCACGTGCGTCGGCAATACTGGAAGGGTTACCAGCCATACAGCGCGAATTGCTCGATGTCTATCGCGATGGCGTGAATGAGGGTCTCGATGCCCTGATGGTGCGGCCATTTCCGTATCTACTGACGCGCGCACGCCCGCTTGCATGGCGCAGCGAGGACAGCATACTGGTCGTCAAGGCAATGTACTTCATGCTGAGTGGTGGCGATAATCGTCGCGAGCTTGCGTTCTCCACCATGCACGCAGCTCTCCCGGAAGCCGCCTATCGGTTTCTTACCGCCGGTGGCGGTGCATGGGATGCGCCGCTCTTCGGCACGGCGCTTGAGTGGCCACGGCTTCCCTCCGCAGACGAGCTGGATCTGCACAAGCTTGACCTTGGCCTCATGCACGACGATGAGTACAGCGACGACTTTCTTCCCGGCAGTAACAGCTTTGCGGTCGCTGGCTCATTGGCTGCTGGTGCCGCACTGATCGCCAATGACATGCATCTGGTTCTTCGTGTACCGAATATCTGGTTCCGCACGCGCCTGATCTATCCGAACACGCGCCAAACCGGACTCATGAACGATATCATCGGTGCCAGTCTGCCCGGTACACCCGCCATCGTCGTCGGCTCAAATCGCAAGATCGCCTGGAGCTTTACCAACAGTTATGGTGATTACGCCGATTGGGTTCGCGTTATCCATCATCCGGAGGATGCTTCCCGTTATCGCAGCGCGACGGGATGGAGCTCCGTTACCATTCAACGCGAAATCCTGCGTGCACGGGGCGGGGATGATGAGACGCTGGATGTGTACGAGACGGAGTGGGGTCCTGTCCTGGCTACCGACCACGACGGTACGCCGCTCGCGCTGGCCTGGGCCGCGCACCGGCCTGGCGCGGTAAATATGGAGCTCACTCTCCTGGAGCAGGCGGAAACCGTGAATGAGGCAATCACAATTGCGCAGAATGCGGGCATTCCGGCCCAGAACTTTATCGTCGGCGATCGGGATGGCAGAATTGCCTGGACCATCGCAGGCCGGATTCCCGCGCGGACCAGCGGCTATGATCCAACACTTCCCGCGGACTGGAGCAAACCGGATACCGGATGGAATGGCTGGCTCATGCCCACACAGTACCCGCTGATTGTCGATCCATCGGAGCGGCGTCTTTGGACCGCCAATGCACGTACCGTCGATGGTTTGCTGCTCGACCGGCTCGGCGATGGCGGCTACGACCTTGGCGCGCGCGCAATGCAAATTCGCGACGGCTTGCGCGAACATGACCGCTTCTCGCCAGCCAGCATGCTGGCGATCCAGCTTGATGATCGCGCATTATTCCTCGCGCGCTGGAAAAAATTTCTCGAGCTCACCTTGAATCGAATGGAACCAGCGCCCTGGCGCACCGAAATGCAGCAGGCGCTCCTCGATTGGAACGGACATGCTTCTACGGATTCCGTGGCTTATCGCTTGGTGCGCGCATTCCGCCAGGAAGTCATCGACAGTGTGCTCAGCGGCTTTGCCGCTGCCATCAGGCGCAACGACCCGAACTTTGTGCTGCCAAAGCTGAATCAGGCCGAATATGTGGTGTGGACATTGATCGAGCATCGTCCACAGCACTTGTTGCCGCCGGTTTACGCTGGCTGGGATGACTTGTTCGTCAGCTGTGCCAAACGCTTGGCCATGCGCATGCAAAGTCTGCCGGGTGGTATCGCCGAACGCAGCTGGGGCGAGCGTAACACCGCGCGCATCCGGCATCCGCTTAGCCGCATTCTGCCGGAATTTGTCGCAAACTGGCTGGACATGCGGAAAGACGCACTCCCTGGTGACATCCATATGCCACGCGTGCAAGCGCCGGATTTCGGTGCTTCACAGCGTTTTGCGGTCGCACCAGGCGATGAAGAGCATGGCTATTTCGAAATGCCCGGCGGACAGAGCGGCCACCCGCTCTCGCCATACTATGGTAGCGGTCATGCCGATTGGGTTGCCGGCAAACCAACGCCGTTTCTGCCGGGTCCACCCCGGCAGACCCTGCGACTTCATCCCGTCACACATCGTGCCACCAATGCGCCATGA
- the cas2 gene encoding CRISPR-associated endonuclease Cas2: MLIIVTYDVSTETREGRKRLRRVAKICEGIGQRVQKSVFECRVDLMQYEELERRLLAEMEQKEDNLRIYRLTEPVELHVKEYGNFKAVNFEGPLIV; the protein is encoded by the coding sequence ATGCTCATTATCGTGACTTACGACGTATCAACCGAAACCCGGGAAGGGCGAAAAAGGCTGCGGCGTGTGGCGAAGATATGCGAAGGGATAGGGCAGCGTGTGCAAAAATCGGTGTTTGAGTGCCGGGTTGATTTGATGCAGTACGAAGAGCTGGAGCGACGGTTGTTAGCAGAAATGGAGCAGAAAGAGGACAATCTTCGCATATACCGTTTGACTGAACCGGTTGAGTTGCATGTGAAGGAATACGGAAATTTCAAGGCAGTAAATTTTGAAGGACCTCTGATTGTTTGA
- a CDS encoding dihydrofolate reductase family protein produces MARILGYIASSLDGFIATDDDNLDWLFQYNDMDLGEHDYKLFIKGIRTVVMGRGTYDFIANDPTPWNYGDQRVLVVTSSPIDRPKGELEVRSDVDALIAELRALEDGDVWMAGGGQLQMTFLEKGALDEIEIYLIPELLGGGRPLFPATGYRDSPKLISAQQMDRGCVRLHYRFDRFE; encoded by the coding sequence ATGGCGAGAATTCTCGGCTATATTGCCTCAAGCCTTGACGGCTTCATTGCGACCGACGATGACAACCTGGACTGGCTCTTCCAATACAACGATATGGATTTGGGAGAACATGACTACAAGTTGTTTATCAAGGGTATCCGTACGGTTGTTATGGGGCGCGGCACCTACGATTTTATCGCCAACGATCCGACTCCATGGAATTATGGAGACCAAAGGGTTTTGGTTGTTACTTCAAGCCCCATCGATCGCCCGAAAGGGGAACTTGAGGTGCGCAGCGACGTCGACGCTCTCATCGCTGAGTTGCGTGCATTGGAAGATGGTGACGTATGGATGGCCGGAGGCGGGCAATTGCAAATGACATTTTTGGAAAAAGGTGCCCTGGATGAGATCGAAATCTACCTCATTCCCGAGTTGTTGGGCGGTGGACGCCCGCTGTTTCCCGCTACAGGTTATCGCGATAGTCCAAAGCTGATTAGTGCGCAACAAATGGATAGAGGATGCGTACGTCTTCACTACCGCTTTGACCGTTTCGAGTGA
- a CDS encoding c-type cytochrome — translation MKKITLLLAVSALASLVGCSKTDSYTPPESASGEDIFYANCTKCHKPEAAGNVMTLTAAVANKDAIIQKIHKGSMSMPAFPNIKGESAQRLAEFILSNSKTK, via the coding sequence ATGAAGAAAATAACCTTGCTGTTAGCGGTTTCTGCATTGGCGAGTTTGGTTGGTTGCTCGAAGACCGATAGTTACACGCCACCCGAGAGTGCAAGCGGGGAAGATATATTCTACGCAAACTGCACCAAATGCCACAAGCCGGAAGCAGCCGGCAATGTGATGACATTGACTGCCGCCGTGGCGAACAAGGATGCCATTATCCAGAAAATACATAAAGGAAGCATGTCCATGCCCGCATTCCCCAATATCAAGGGTGAGTCAGCGCAACGCTTAGCGGAATTTATACTCTCAAACAGCAAAACCAAGTAG
- the cas1c gene encoding type I-C CRISPR-associated endonuclease Cas1c: protein MRQILNTLYVMTPHAYVHLENDTLRIDVERQKKMQVPLHHLGSVVCFGNIMVSPALMHRCADDGISLVLLDGNGRFKARLEGAVSGNILLRQAQYRMAGDGQFSLAVAQAVIAGKLRNSRQVLMRGAREADDEHDQKVLSGAAESLARSIRNLSVTGDLDVVRGIEGDAAKIYFSALPCLVRRNIREFFTMNGRSRRPPRDRFNALLSFLYSMVMNDCRSALESVGLDPQLGFLHAVRPGRAALALDLMEEFRAILADRLALTLINRGQITADDLKEREGGAVYLEGDARKAVVVAYQERKQEEITHPLLETKISIGLLPQLQARFLARTIRGEMDGYIPFLAK, encoded by the coding sequence ATGCGGCAAATCCTCAATACGCTTTACGTAATGACACCTCATGCCTATGTGCATCTGGAGAACGATACGCTACGGATTGACGTGGAGCGTCAAAAGAAAATGCAAGTGCCGCTTCACCATCTTGGCTCCGTGGTCTGTTTTGGCAATATTATGGTTTCTCCCGCATTGATGCATCGTTGTGCCGATGACGGCATCAGTCTGGTACTGCTCGATGGCAACGGACGCTTCAAGGCGCGGTTGGAAGGGGCAGTGAGCGGGAATATCCTGCTGCGGCAGGCACAGTATCGCATGGCGGGTGACGGACAATTCTCTCTAGCAGTGGCACAGGCAGTAATTGCGGGAAAGTTGCGGAATTCTCGGCAGGTGCTGATGCGTGGTGCGCGCGAAGCGGACGACGAACATGACCAGAAAGTATTGAGCGGGGCGGCGGAGTCTTTGGCTCGTTCGATTCGTAATCTATCGGTAACTGGCGATCTCGATGTGGTGCGTGGAATCGAGGGCGATGCCGCGAAGATCTATTTCTCTGCGTTACCGTGTCTCGTGCGTCGTAACATACGTGAGTTTTTTACGATGAACGGACGTTCGCGCCGTCCGCCTCGTGATCGCTTCAATGCGCTGCTATCATTTCTTTACTCGATGGTAATGAACGATTGCCGTTCGGCACTGGAAAGCGTGGGACTGGATCCTCAATTGGGTTTTCTCCATGCCGTGCGTCCCGGACGGGCAGCGTTAGCGCTGGACTTGATGGAGGAGTTCCGCGCTATTTTGGCGGATCGACTGGCCCTGACTTTGATTAATCGTGGTCAAATTACCGCCGATGATCTCAAGGAACGTGAAGGCGGAGCGGTATATCTGGAAGGTGATGCGAGAAAGGCTGTGGTGGTGGCATATCAGGAGCGCAAGCAGGAGGAAATCACCCATCCATTGCTGGAGACAAAAATATCTATAGGGTTATTGCCGCAACTTCAGGCGCGTTTCCTGGCGCGAACCATACGCGGCGAGATGGACGGATATATACCCTTTCTGGCGAAGTAA
- a CDS encoding carotenoid biosynthesis protein produces the protein MNRIINNMDGSLQRHLGIVSLTPRTDGTLMEFLSLFLKTIILRPYVFAFLAAFLFSAPRLIGWRRTWYFFVIAWIVALLCEFSSTRTGIPFGWYHYTGSTVGQELYITDIPFMDSLSFPFLLYASYCMALAFLLPAFSKRNTGRGGIIRMQFPLATRTGWPVMLLTILFFVFIDIIIDPVALRGERWFLGQIYYYPDPGTHFGVPVENYLGWAVVGFLSLCAYLPLDRKLLQTGLSIDRSVTGHILLGCGLYYGVLIFNLTVTFWIGESLLGMTGLLIYLPLTLLLALRLLGHSGSSE, from the coding sequence TTGAATCGCATAATAAACAATATGGATGGGAGTCTGCAACGGCATCTCGGAATTGTGAGCCTGACTCCCCGAACCGATGGAACCTTGATGGAATTCTTGAGCCTCTTCCTTAAAACAATTATCCTCCGCCCTTATGTATTCGCATTTCTCGCGGCATTCCTATTCTCTGCACCCCGCCTGATCGGTTGGCGGAGAACTTGGTATTTCTTCGTAATCGCATGGATTGTGGCACTTCTGTGCGAGTTCTCTTCCACCCGCACCGGTATCCCGTTTGGCTGGTACCACTATACCGGTTCGACCGTCGGACAGGAATTGTATATCACGGATATTCCATTTATGGATTCTCTCTCATTTCCTTTCCTTCTTTATGCGAGTTACTGCATGGCTCTGGCTTTTCTCCTGCCCGCCTTCAGCAAACGGAACACCGGGCGGGGCGGCATAATCAGAATGCAGTTCCCTCTCGCTACAAGAACGGGCTGGCCTGTTATGCTCCTGACCATTCTTTTTTTCGTCTTCATCGACATCATCATTGATCCGGTCGCGCTTCGCGGGGAGCGCTGGTTCCTCGGTCAGATTTATTACTACCCTGATCCCGGCACACACTTTGGTGTACCCGTGGAAAATTATCTTGGCTGGGCTGTTGTCGGCTTCCTCTCGCTTTGCGCCTATCTTCCTTTGGATCGCAAGCTCCTTCAGACCGGTCTCTCCATTGACCGGTCGGTGACCGGGCATATACTTCTGGGTTGCGGTCTCTATTATGGCGTATTGATCTTCAATCTCACTGTCACATTCTGGATTGGTGAATCACTTCTCGGCATGACGGGACTGCTCATTTATCTTCCGCTGACTTTGCTGCTGGCCCTGCGGCTCCTCGGTCACTCGGGAAGTTCCGAATAA